The genomic interval atttaatatatatagtaGTAGCCTATATGTtaaccaaaataaaaaaaataaaaaaatcagacCAATCTTGGAGTTATTTGTGCAAGTGTTGtgcagaaaaataataatttgataaTCTCCAGAAATACAAAAGGGTATTTTGTAACACCTTGGCCCTTGGATCAGATAAGGAACACATAGATTGTGTAAAAAACAAAAGGGATCAAGTGGAACAAGTTCCATAATTTCCTCTTCAGCTTTACCTTCATAGCCAGGTGGAGCCTTTCAGCGAAGTAGGCAGGTTTGTTCACAGCAGACTTCACTATAACATGAAAAAGATGGTAAGAACAGATATTTCAAGATTTTCTTTAATTGATTTACCCTTGGATAAGTTGTGTCAGAATGAATCCACCCTTAAAACACACAACTGATAAAAAACCTGCTTTAGAACAGGTTTTAAAGGAGCTGCTTTTATTCAGATGGTCACTGAAACATTTAAAGCAATTTAATAAGAAACTGCTCTTTCACACACCCACAGAGTGTACACTGACTAAAATGAAGGTACCGTATATATTTACCCAAGGTCATCAGGCAGTCTTCAAAGTTTCCATGCAGCTCACCCTCCAGATCTTTGGCAAAACCGTCTTTGCTCAATTGGCCATAATATTGGAAAACTAGATTTTGAATAACACTGTTAGCgtctcagaaaaaaaatgaagcTGAAGTACACTGGAATGGCATACATTAAAAGTCAACTGTCTCTGAAGAAGAGTCATATTCCTGGACTTACTTTTGCACAACTGAGTCTCACTCCTGTTTGTGAGGATGTCAATCAGAACAGAGCAAACAGTGCCAATCCGATTCTCTCCTGCCTCAAACAGAGCCTAAAACAACAACATAGAAAAGTCAGAAACAGTATCTACGCCGTTTCAATTTATAATGCTCATTACATGTCTGTCAGCAGAACTTGCAATTTTTATTGGTCTAGCGTTTACAGCAAAACTGTATAATGGACTGCTTTTCATGGCAACATACTCATGCTATGTTTGCTAGTCTGCAGTTTCTTGCTTTAGAAATTTAGAAAAGCTGTTAACTGTTAACTGCCATAATGTAAGTAAAGAATCTTTACCTTTGCATCACTCTTAGCCTGTCCTTCATCAATGTTACGGTCTTCACTCCTGGTTGCCTGAAGTTATGAGATTTTGATAGTAATATGTTTTGATACATACTCataacatatttatttttattgttatttatttttctgtgtaaTAACAATTACGCTGAACTATGTTTTGTACCTTGCAGAGGGAAACAAGGGTAGTCTCAAGATATCCACTAACTTCACTTTTGATATTTTCCTCCAGCATCTCTCCATAGACTGTACAACAGAAAGAGGTTAACAGCATTAACATCCATCTGCTTTTAGGaagaacatgtttttatatcagTCTTGTTTACCTTCTTTGAATGTATTTTTCAATGCTGCGATCTCCTTGTTTGATCTGGTTCCCAAAATTTCATTTAAGACAACCTCATTTGTCCCAAGACCCTGATTGATGACATTTTAGTATTAGTATTTATGGAATAAAatctacatttttaaaaatatatttttcaataaGTAGGTTGTACCTTAATGGCTCTTTTCATTTCAAAAGCATCATACTCAGGCGGTGTCATCAGCAAAGCAAGGGCCACCTCCTCAAAATCTGACTTCAGAGCTTTTTTCAGTGCATCTGCCAGAGGCTGAAGATTAATGATAAAGCAAAAGCTATTAGCACAAAACTAAATTTtataaacaagaacaaataaatGTATGTTACATCTGTGTTCATTAAACTTGGATTTGACTTGGatatatacagtcaaaccaacaTTTATTCAGACatcttcaacattttctcacattattaCAGATATATAGccaagaaatctagacgcaccctagcggc from Pseudorasbora parva isolate DD20220531a chromosome 3, ASM2467924v1, whole genome shotgun sequence carries:
- the LOC137071784 gene encoding annexin A1-like; this translates as MALFQKLFQQVNDDNGFKPAPVESGYLGTVKPDPNFNAQNDAAKLKKAIETKGVDEATIVEVLAKRSNAQRQQIKAAYQQSTGKPLADALKKALKSDFEEVALALLMTPPEYDAFEMKRAIKGLGTNEVVLNEILGTRSNKEIAALKNTFKEVYGEMLEENIKSEVSGYLETTLVSLCKATRSEDRNIDEGQAKSDAKALFEAGENRIGTVCSVLIDILTNRSETQLCKIFQYYGQLSKDGFAKDLEGELHGNFEDCLMTLVKSAVNKPAYFAERLHLAMKGLGTNTDTLTRIIVSRSEIDLLKIIQEYKRLYGKTLQEDILKETSGDYEKILLAICGTQ